cacaacaaactgacTGTTGTGGATGTTTCCACATAACAGCGCTCCTCTGCAGACGCACACCTCCTCTGGGTCCCATGCCGAATGAGGAGCTAGACGTTGAGAAACTGGAGTCACTGGAGAAATACCGCAGCTACAATCGTTACCTAAAACAAGCCGAGGAGGCGAAGAACAAACCTGCTTGGTGGAAGACCTACCGGAGCTACGTGGAAAAAGCTGATCCCGAGCATGGtgagaaataaaagcagaaagcTACTGTAGAAGAGTCGTTTTATGGCAACCTTTGAACAGTTTCAATGAGCTTTCTCCTGTTCCAGGCGCAGAGCGAGTGGACATTGGACTGCCGTACTGTCGACCCCAAAGGATCAACGAGgtgaggcagaggaggcaggtgataaaagagaacaagaaaaacGTGGAGCTGGAGAGGGCAACTCGTCTGCGCACATGTAAGCTCACACGCTTTCACCACAGAGGGAAAATGTTACGTTCACAagagaataaacatgtttttattttctattttttctatgcCCCGCTAGTTAAAATCCCTCTGGATAAAGTGCAGGAAACCTGGGAGAAGAGCAGCGGTCCGTTTCATATAATGAAACTGGCAGATCACTACGGGGTCTTCAGAGATCTTTTCCCCATGGCCTATTTTCTACCCCAAGTCTCACTCCACATCTCCTATAGCCAGGACAGCAGTGGACAGGTGTATTATGGGAATAGGCTGACACCAACTGAGGTATGTCAAAGGAATGGACATGTCCTAATCTAGATCTTTAATTGATATTCTAGGGGTCAAGGCCACTTAAAGTTCAACACTTTATTCCCTTCCTGTATGTTCTGTAGTTTCACTTTTTTGTTCTGTACCCACCATTTatatgtctctctgtctttacggtgctttttctctctctaggCAGCATCTGTCCCTCAGATCAGGTTTGATGCAGAGGAGGGCTCCCTGTGGACCCTTCTGCTCACCAGTCCAGGTCAGCATCAAGCCTTACCTTTCAGGGATGAATCAAAGGGCCATTGATGGATTCTCAACTTTTTAACatctaattaatttatttatcatcttttttcaGATGAGCATCTTCAGGATAATGAGGCAGAATACATCCACTGGCTAGTGTGAGTATTTCAAGACAAGTCAAAGGGAGGTTTTAAAGGTCCCACATTGCAGAAAGtgagatttctgtttttgtttttaagtacaTCTAGGTGCTGTATAAATACTGTAACAGCATCTAAACACTCAATACACAAAGTAACAGACAATACATCCATATTCAGAGACTGTGCCTTTTTAAATGTGCCAACAGGACTTCCAtaaggttgtgatgtcacatctATACACGCTTTCACACACATATGTGACCTTTAAAGTCGAATAACATATATGTAACATTTCTGCATAAAAATGCTAAGCCCATGCTTTATATTTTGTTGAGGTGTGTACTTAAATCCGTTCAAACCTAGAGAAAccaatcatttcattttgatagGACTTCCAGGATAAACGTGCATGCAGACatttcagagagagaagaaaggaagttGACGACCATGACTAAAACTTAAACACATAACCTCGTCTGTGGCGCATTTTCATTAGCCTTCCTGCCATGATCCCATGCTAcatcacaacattttaaattatttaaacaaatactTACTCAAATGACAAATCTCAATTTCAGTTGCCATGGATTTATTCATAATTGACCAGGCAAGTCAGTTCAAATTAAAGTCCCTCTTCGATAACATTGATTATTGTTACATCACATGGATGTTGGCGGTTCACTCTGCAGAATATTGTATGTGTACAGTGACTTTTCAGTGAAGTTGGAGACATTTTGTGCTcagaaattaaacttttaatcAACGACATattcatatacacacattaaGATTTTTTCAGTGAggtaaacaaaaatgaataaacactgtTGAAGGTTTGACCAACAATGGCCTTTGTTTCTGTAGAGGGAACATACCAGGAGGAGCAGTACATGCTGGGGAGGAGCTGTGTCACTACCTGCCCCCCTTCCCTGCCAGAGGAACGGGCTTCCACCGCTACGTTTATGTCCTCTTCAAGCAGGAGCGACACATCAACTTACAGGAGGATGCCAGGCCATCGCCATGGTGACCATCACACCCGACATAGAGACAGATAGCTGATGctcttatttgtgtttgtagtaTGAAACAGAACCAGATTACGTATACATGAGCATGTGATATCGATGTCCTTGTGCCACTCAAACATAACACAGATAGTTACACAGAAATTTATAGACATAGTCTGACATTAttggaaatatgtttgtttgcttttttgtgtgtcagtgaacTGTATTCATAAAGCATAACATTAGTTTGATACATGAACACAGACACTAAGCTTGTGTTGCCTCTCCTCCCTAGCCATTCTCTGGTGGATCGTACATTTAAGACGTTGGATTTCTACAGAAAGCACCAGGACAATATAACACCTGCAGGCCTGGCATTCTTCCAGTGCCAGTGGGATGAATCTGTCACCAACACCTTTCACAACACACTCAGTGAGTCACACTAACACTCAGTGCTTTTTGAAAAGGTTTGCGTAGTAATTGCCTGTCGATTTTAATAACACAACCtacatgtttttatcttctcCCTGCAGACATGAGGGAGCCGGTGTTTGAGTTTATCCGTCCTCCAGTGTACCACCCTCCACAGGTCAAATACCCTCATGGACAGCCCCTGCGCTACCTGGACAGATACAGAGACGGAAAGGAGCACACCTATGGAATATATTGATTGTGAGACACACACTCGCAGAGAGGAGAACTTCATTCCAAATGTGTAGTTATGTTTGGCAtatttatgttaaaataaagttttttttcaacTGGGCGGAGACTGCATTCTGTTTACCTCTGCTGGGGTTATCTATCCTGTTTGATAGttg
The nucleotide sequence above comes from Larimichthys crocea isolate SSNF chromosome XVI, L_crocea_2.0, whole genome shotgun sequence. Encoded proteins:
- the mrpl38 gene encoding large ribosomal subunit protein mL38, which gives rise to MALRSVCAVALRAGTDSGVNNVRTFATTALLCRRTPPLGPMPNEELDVEKLESLEKYRSYNRYLKQAEEAKNKPAWWKTYRSYVEKADPEHGAERVDIGLPYCRPQRINEVRQRRQVIKENKKNVELERATRLRTFKIPLDKVQETWEKSSGPFHIMKLADHYGVFRDLFPMAYFLPQVSLHISYSQDSSGQVYYGNRLTPTEAASVPQIRFDAEEGSLWTLLLTSPDEHLQDNEAEYIHWLVGNIPGGAVHAGEELCHYLPPFPARGTGFHRYVYVLFKQERHINLQEDARPSPCHSLVDRTFKTLDFYRKHQDNITPAGLAFFQCQWDESVTNTFHNTLNMREPVFEFIRPPVYHPPQVKYPHGQPLRYLDRYRDGKEHTYGIY